One stretch of Candidatus Woesearchaeota archaeon DNA includes these proteins:
- the lysS gene encoding lysine--tRNA ligase: MSDESNKSSGVALVEERLRKLDELRNQGINPYPYTFDVTSFADEIKKKYAYLKPEEKVEDVVSVAGRVVLFRRMGKASFITIRQDSGDLQLYIRSEDVGSDNYDLIKKFDLGDFIGASGSVFKTRMGEVTVYVQKFEMLCKAIKPLPDKYHGLQDQELKYRKRHLDLIMSPSSKDVLTKRMLILKYIREFLDARGFLEVETPVLHTLYGGAAAKPFKTFHNTLKMDLFLRISPELYLKRLIVGGYEKVYDINKNFRNEGIDATHNPEFTMLELYEAYADYQDMMRLTEELYEFVALKINGSTKVNFKGKEIDLKAPWKRVTMLDSVKEHAGIDASSMSVDDLKKFVRDKRVEFDKEETWGNFVLAIFEHFCEDKYDDPVFVIDHPEESTPLCKKHKTDSRLIERFEPFCCGMELANAYSELNDPLHQRKLLEDQARQLKLGNEDANPLDEDFLEAIEQGMPPTGGLGIGVDRLAMLILGQESIRDILFFPTMKPEKK; the protein is encoded by the coding sequence ATGAGTGATGAATCTAATAAGTCGTCCGGCGTTGCTCTTGTTGAGGAGCGTTTGAGGAAGCTTGATGAGTTAAGGAATCAGGGTATTAATCCTTATCCTTATACTTTTGATGTTACGTCTTTTGCTGATGAGATTAAGAAGAAGTATGCTTATTTGAAGCCTGAAGAAAAAGTTGAGGATGTTGTTTCTGTTGCGGGCAGGGTTGTTTTGTTTCGTCGTATGGGTAAGGCTTCTTTTATTACGATTCGTCAGGATTCTGGGGATTTGCAGTTATATATTAGGAGTGAGGATGTTGGGTCTGATAATTATGATTTGATTAAGAAGTTTGATCTTGGTGATTTTATTGGTGCTTCTGGTTCTGTTTTTAAGACTAGGATGGGTGAAGTAACTGTTTATGTTCAAAAGTTTGAAATGCTTTGTAAGGCGATTAAGCCTTTGCCTGATAAGTATCATGGTTTGCAGGATCAGGAGTTGAAGTATAGGAAGAGGCATTTGGATTTGATTATGAGTCCTTCTTCTAAGGATGTTTTGACTAAGCGCATGCTTATTCTTAAGTATATTCGTGAGTTCTTGGATGCGCGAGGTTTCTTGGAGGTTGAGACGCCTGTTCTTCATACTCTTTATGGGGGGGCCGCGGCGAAGCCTTTTAAGACGTTTCATAATACTTTGAAGATGGATTTGTTTCTTAGGATTAGTCCTGAGTTGTATCTTAAGCGTTTAATTGTTGGTGGTTACGAAAAGGTTTATGATATTAATAAGAATTTTCGTAATGAGGGTATTGATGCTACTCATAATCCTGAGTTCACGATGCTTGAGTTGTATGAGGCTTACGCGGATTATCAGGACATGATGCGTTTGACTGAGGAGCTTTATGAGTTTGTTGCTTTGAAGATTAATGGTTCTACTAAGGTTAATTTCAAGGGTAAGGAGATTGATTTGAAGGCTCCGTGGAAGCGCGTGACTATGCTTGATTCTGTTAAGGAGCACGCGGGTATTGATGCTTCGTCTATGTCTGTTGATGATTTGAAAAAATTTGTTAGGGATAAAAGGGTGGAGTTTGATAAGGAGGAGACTTGGGGTAATTTCGTTTTGGCTATTTTTGAGCATTTCTGTGAGGATAAGTATGATGATCCTGTTTTTGTTATTGATCATCCTGAGGAGTCTACGCCTTTGTGTAAGAAGCATAAGACTGATTCTCGTTTGATTGAGCGTTTTGAGCCGTTTTGTTGTGGTATGGAGCTTGCTAATGCTTATTCTGAATTAAATGATCCTTTGCATCAGCGTAAATTATTGGAGGATCAGGCTCGTCAATTAAAGTTGGGTAATGAGGATGCTAATCCTTTGGATGAGGATTTCTTGGAGGCTATTGAGCAGGGTATGCCTCCTACGGGTGGTTTAGGTATTGGTGTTGATAGGTTGGCTATGCTTATTCTTGGTCAAGAATCTATTCGTGACATCTTGTTTTTTCCTACTATGAAGCCCGAGAAAAAATAG
- a CDS encoding NUDIX hydrolase, which produces MTHMKTKIGEYAIITNSKNEFLMLQFNEPINSWHFPRGRLDEGEQAKEGLIREIKEETRLEVHDLKPIHTTIFTDEKKYGVFYLAKVKEPYEVIISKEHQSFKWYKKEDINKINFWQPFYKEMLNNNL; this is translated from the coding sequence ATGACGCATATGAAAACAAAAATAGGAGAATACGCAATAATAACTAATTCTAAGAATGAATTCTTAATGTTGCAATTTAACGAACCTATAAATTCTTGGCACTTCCCAAGAGGAAGATTAGATGAAGGAGAACAAGCAAAAGAAGGATTAATACGAGAAATAAAAGAAGAAACAAGATTAGAAGTTCATGATTTAAAACCAATACACACAACTATTTTCACTGATGAAAAAAAGTACGGAGTTTTTTATTTAGCAAAAGTTAAAGAACCATACGAAGTAATAATCAGCAAAGAACACCAATCCTTTAAATGGTACAAAAAAGAAGATATTAACAAAATAAACTTTTGGCAACCGTTCTACAAAGAAATGCTAAATAATAATTTATAA
- the yvcK gene encoding uridine diphosphate-N-acetylglucosamine-binding protein YvcK — MVKIVCIGGGTGQSVLLSGLRRYTSDLTAIVAVTDSGRSTGVLRDEFDILAPGDLRNCMVSLSNSPKLMKDLFKFRFESEKNDSSYHGMNFGNLLITALTKLNNNDFSKAIRDASKILKIDGKVLPSTLSNTHVCAVLSNGKILEGEASISRSYDSKKRITNLFLKNKNAKVNPECVSEIKDADLIVVGPGGLYTSVIVNLLPKGMVEAIKNSKARKIYVVNAATQIGVTDDFDLFMHVKEIEKYLGKNVLDFVVVNGKPPEKKLIKRYENAGSKYLFVSDEQINKISKIVKKVVVNDLIQEEAEEEYGKPLYIRHDSKKLANSIIGLARKKVKGAILVAGKGSRMKPFSIKESKEMIRFYGKPLIAHHADEMISNGIEDIVFICNNENINDIRNYVNTEYVSELKKRNGSVKNVSFKFFLQTEQKGPVNALLCARSFLENDYFLVKYGDSIASTDQTQELLDKFNQEPGVDCVVTLRKVKKPEEYGIAKFKNDELVQIVEKPKKNFPSNLANVGLVLVNGSLFFKAVDEIGIEEVLPPAEYVLRKKGKASYWIFKGERVDVGRAWNILEAHKLFAKKFGTIILSKKIGKNVKIGKGVFIGKDAEIKNNVVINNYSAIEGTINNNCTISKSVINKNVKIGENSKIISSVIGKNTIIGKNFYTKVKKQNVEVYCKDKYVPSGKNELGLFCASDCVIKNNLCSEPGRMIFPNKTVKNNIVKDLLLRAIIFDADNTIYQTKSSAKNADMSAMKFFAKQIKKNPELLYNEWKKIVSELIKEKNPKKRKRTYSYELLSKKLGFNNVEKGYSLFKETLIKNLVLSPGFKEVIPVLSDYKIALVTEDSKDLLTAKLNKFRLRSFFDSVICSEDVRTMKPNKKYIELVLKELDVSANECLFIGDNYEKDLRIAKEEGANTLIFSLEKGDSLNKIINITSNL; from the coding sequence ATGGTTAAAATTGTGTGCATCGGGGGCGGCACAGGGCAAAGTGTTTTGTTGTCAGGTCTTAGAAGGTATACTTCTGATTTGACGGCGATAGTAGCTGTTACTGATAGTGGTAGGAGCACAGGTGTTTTAAGGGATGAATTCGACATATTAGCACCTGGAGATTTAAGAAATTGTATGGTTTCTTTGTCAAATTCTCCTAAGTTAATGAAGGATTTGTTCAAATTCAGATTTGAATCTGAAAAAAATGATTCTTCTTATCACGGAATGAATTTCGGGAATTTACTAATAACCGCGCTTACGAAGCTTAACAATAATGATTTTTCTAAGGCGATAAGGGATGCTTCTAAGATTCTTAAAATAGATGGAAAAGTTCTTCCTAGCACGCTTAGTAACACTCATGTCTGTGCAGTATTAAGTAATGGAAAAATATTGGAAGGAGAAGCAAGTATTTCTAGGAGTTACGATTCAAAAAAAAGAATAACTAATTTGTTTTTAAAAAATAAGAATGCCAAGGTTAATCCTGAATGCGTTTCAGAAATAAAAGACGCAGATTTAATAGTTGTAGGACCTGGAGGTTTATACACTTCTGTTATTGTTAATTTATTACCTAAAGGAATGGTTGAAGCTATTAAGAATTCTAAAGCTAGAAAGATTTATGTTGTTAACGCAGCTACTCAAATAGGCGTAACTGATGATTTTGATTTATTCATGCACGTTAAAGAAATAGAGAAGTACTTAGGAAAAAACGTTTTGGACTTCGTAGTTGTTAATGGTAAGCCTCCTGAGAAAAAACTTATTAAAAGATATGAAAACGCGGGTTCTAAGTATTTGTTTGTGAGCGATGAGCAGATAAATAAGATTTCTAAAATAGTTAAGAAAGTCGTTGTTAATGACTTAATACAAGAGGAAGCAGAAGAAGAATATGGTAAGCCTTTGTATATAAGGCATGATTCTAAGAAGTTAGCTAATTCAATTATTGGATTAGCAAGAAAAAAAGTTAAAGGAGCAATATTAGTTGCAGGGAAAGGAAGCCGGATGAAACCTTTTTCTATCAAGGAATCTAAGGAAATGATTCGTTTCTATGGTAAGCCTTTAATAGCTCATCACGCTGATGAAATGATTAGTAACGGAATAGAAGATATTGTTTTTATTTGTAATAACGAAAATATTAATGACATAAGAAATTATGTGAACACAGAATATGTTTCTGAGCTAAAAAAAAGAAATGGATCCGTTAAGAATGTGAGTTTTAAGTTCTTTTTGCAAACAGAACAAAAAGGACCTGTTAATGCTTTGCTTTGTGCACGTTCTTTTCTTGAAAATGATTATTTCTTGGTTAAGTACGGTGATAGCATAGCTTCAACGGATCAAACACAAGAATTGTTAGATAAGTTTAATCAAGAACCAGGGGTTGATTGTGTCGTTACGTTAAGAAAAGTTAAGAAACCTGAAGAATACGGGATTGCCAAATTCAAAAATGATGAATTAGTACAAATAGTTGAGAAGCCAAAAAAGAATTTTCCATCAAACCTAGCAAACGTGGGCTTAGTATTAGTTAATGGATCTTTATTCTTTAAAGCAGTAGATGAAATAGGTATTGAAGAAGTACTACCTCCTGCCGAATACGTTTTGAGAAAGAAAGGAAAAGCTTCGTATTGGATATTCAAAGGAGAAAGAGTAGATGTGGGTAGAGCGTGGAACATATTAGAAGCTCATAAATTATTCGCGAAGAAATTTGGAACAATCATATTAAGTAAAAAAATAGGGAAAAACGTTAAGATAGGAAAAGGTGTTTTTATAGGAAAAGACGCAGAAATAAAGAATAACGTAGTAATAAATAATTACAGCGCTATTGAAGGAACCATAAATAACAATTGCACCATATCAAAATCAGTAATAAATAAAAACGTGAAAATAGGAGAAAACTCTAAGATAATAAGTAGCGTAATAGGAAAAAACACAATCATCGGTAAGAACTTTTATACAAAAGTTAAGAAACAAAACGTGGAAGTTTACTGTAAAGACAAATATGTACCTTCTGGAAAAAACGAATTAGGATTATTCTGCGCTTCTGACTGCGTAATAAAAAATAATTTATGCAGTGAACCAGGTAGAATGATTTTTCCAAACAAAACCGTAAAAAATAACATCGTTAAAGACTTATTGTTAAGAGCAATAATATTTGATGCTGATAACACTATTTATCAAACCAAGTCAAGTGCTAAAAACGCGGATATGTCAGCGATGAAGTTCTTCGCGAAACAAATCAAAAAAAATCCTGAACTCTTATACAATGAATGGAAAAAAATAGTATCAGAATTAATAAAAGAAAAAAATCCTAAGAAACGAAAAAGAACATATTCATACGAATTATTATCAAAAAAACTAGGATTTAATAACGTAGAAAAAGGCTATTCTTTATTCAAAGAAACACTCATTAAGAACTTAGTATTAAGTCCTGGATTCAAAGAAGTGATTCCTGTGCTAAGCGATTACAAAATAGCCTTAGTCACTGAGGACTCAAAAGACTTATTAACAGCTAAGTTAAACAAATTTAGACTACGAAGCTTCTTTGACAGCGTAATATGCAGCGAAGACGTAAGAACAATGAAACCAAACAAAAAATACATTGAATTAGTACTGAAAGAATTAGACGTAAGTGCTAATGAATGCTTATTCATAGGAGACAACTACGAAAAAGATCTGAGAATAGCGAAAGAAGAAGGCGCTAACACACTCATATTCTCATTAGAAAAAGGAGATTCTTTAAACAAAATCATAAACATAACTTCTAATTTATGA
- a CDS encoding glycerophosphoryl diester phosphodiesterase membrane domain-containing protein — protein MENKTKLEYLFNKTWKTYKENFKTFSIILLIFQFLPYTIYNIYSILTQIDESLIVNELTQTLNWNIIIQELIKHSALSLILFLINMVGLVTILYILLKNKKTKTIKEAVKKSSKYYLRLIGLTALVFILLIPLYALLIIPGIIFSVYWMFAQYIIVDKDEKIIKSMKQSFYLVKNNWWKTFGKILLIGLIAMIIMMTITITIGTTLIAIEGKTAIATGLSTTSQIISILITNATQLLVTLFIVIFAVHLYEGLKNKKENKKIKK, from the coding sequence ATGGAAAACAAAACAAAATTAGAATACTTATTTAATAAAACCTGGAAAACATATAAAGAGAACTTCAAAACATTCTCAATAATACTCTTAATATTTCAATTCTTACCCTACACAATATACAACATATACTCAATACTAACACAAATAGATGAATCATTAATAGTTAATGAATTAACACAAACACTTAACTGGAACATCATAATACAAGAACTAATAAAACACAGCGCTTTAAGCCTAATATTATTCTTAATAAACATGGTAGGACTAGTAACAATACTATACATATTGTTAAAAAATAAGAAAACAAAAACAATAAAAGAAGCAGTAAAAAAAAGCTCAAAGTACTACTTAAGACTAATAGGCCTGACAGCACTAGTATTCATATTATTAATACCTTTGTACGCGTTATTAATAATACCAGGAATAATATTCTCAGTTTACTGGATGTTCGCACAATACATAATAGTAGACAAAGACGAAAAAATAATAAAAAGCATGAAACAAAGCTTCTATTTAGTAAAAAATAATTGGTGGAAAACATTCGGAAAAATACTACTAATAGGTCTAATCGCGATGATAATCATGATGACCATAACCATAACCATAGGAACAACACTAATAGCAATAGAAGGAAAAACAGCGATAGCAACCGGACTAAGCACAACGTCACAAATAATATCTATACTAATAACAAACGCGACTCAACTACTAGTAACATTATTCATAGTAATCTTCGCAGTTCACCTATACGAAGGACTAAAAAACAAAAAAGAAAACAAAAAAATAAAGAAATAA
- a CDS encoding Nif3-like dinuclear metal center hexameric protein, whose amino-acid sequence MKSKKLYERLEKDFITQEMSDDWEENIKNIQRYVTEEYKKRSIGLVCDFTDEINKVYTSVFPSEKVMQKIIAENVTNALLFVHHPADWDITKAPNVFQEMKPELLEKFKEQKISIYNLHSPLDNYGEHSTSNSLAKALGLIVEKPFSPYLGGMSGVIAKTNLVDVQELKEKMLEVLGHEVSLYEYGTKEIKNGRIAIIAGGGNEAEYLDDALRENTNTFITGITLLNERSKPAHEFAKKNKMNILGGTHYSTEKFACISMTTYFKELGLESEFVNDEPVIEDM is encoded by the coding sequence ATGAAATCAAAAAAATTATATGAAAGACTTGAAAAAGACTTCATAACTCAGGAAATGAGTGATGACTGGGAAGAAAACATAAAGAACATACAAAGATACGTGACTGAAGAATACAAAAAAAGAAGCATAGGCTTAGTATGTGATTTCACAGATGAAATTAATAAAGTTTACACCTCTGTTTTTCCATCAGAGAAAGTAATGCAAAAAATAATAGCTGAAAACGTGACTAACGCGTTATTATTTGTTCACCACCCAGCTGATTGGGATATAACCAAAGCGCCGAATGTGTTTCAAGAAATGAAACCTGAATTACTAGAAAAATTCAAAGAACAAAAAATATCAATATATAACTTGCATTCACCTTTAGATAATTATGGAGAGCATTCTACTAGTAATAGTTTAGCTAAAGCACTCGGATTAATAGTTGAAAAACCCTTCTCGCCTTACTTAGGAGGAATGAGCGGAGTAATCGCCAAAACCAATCTTGTTGATGTTCAAGAACTAAAAGAAAAAATGTTAGAAGTGTTAGGGCACGAAGTAAGTCTTTATGAATACGGAACAAAAGAAATAAAGAATGGAAGAATCGCAATAATAGCTGGAGGAGGAAACGAAGCAGAATACTTAGATGACGCATTAAGAGAAAATACTAATACTTTCATAACCGGAATAACTCTATTAAATGAAAGATCAAAACCAGCACATGAATTCGCAAAGAAAAACAAGATGAACATACTAGGAGGTACGCATTACTCAACGGAGAAATTTGCTTGTATATCAATGACTACTTATTTTAAAGAATTAGGATTAGAATCAGAATTCGTAAATGATGAACCAGTAATAGAAGACATGTAA